One window of the uncultured Methanobrevibacter sp. genome contains the following:
- a CDS encoding amidohydrolase family protein, protein MSDNTILIKNAFILNPNNFEEKRQSLLIKNDLIAEISDEIDETNVDKIIDASGKILLPGLVNTHTHLSMTLFRGLADDLSLDSWLNDHIWPMEANLNGDYCYIGALLGAVELIKSGTTTFSDMYFYMEDVARAIDEAGIRAVLSYGMIDFGDAERREAEIRENLTLFENCNGMADGRIKVFFGPHSPYTASEELLIKVRQLADEYNMGIHIHVSETQKEINDVSEEKGLRPFEYLEKIGFLGPDVVAAHCVWLSDDEIEIIKKHGVKVSHNPCSNMKLASGISPVSKLIENDICVSIGTDGASSNNNLDLIEELKTASLLQKVSTLDPNVLNSHEAIAMGTIKGAEALGLSDEIGSIEVGKKADIILVDTNSANMVPDSSTLTSNMIYSANGSNVDTTICNGKILMENKKLTVLDEQEIYDKAREAIKNLKEAI, encoded by the coding sequence ATGTCAGATAATACTATTTTAATTAAGAATGCATTTATCTTAAATCCGAATAATTTTGAAGAAAAAAGACAATCTCTTTTAATTAAAAATGATTTAATCGCAGAAATTTCAGATGAAATTGATGAAACTAACGTTGATAAAATAATTGATGCTTCAGGAAAAATTTTACTTCCTGGATTAGTAAATACTCATACTCATTTATCCATGACTTTATTTAGAGGATTAGCTGATGATTTAAGTTTGGACAGCTGGTTAAATGATCATATATGGCCAATGGAAGCTAATCTTAATGGAGATTATTGTTATATTGGGGCTCTTTTAGGAGCTGTTGAACTTATCAAGTCAGGAACCACAACATTTTCCGACATGTACTTTTACATGGAAGATGTGGCACGTGCTATTGATGAGGCAGGAATCAGAGCTGTTTTGTCTTATGGAATGATTGATTTTGGAGATGCTGAAAGAAGAGAAGCTGAAATCAGGGAAAATTTAACATTATTTGAAAACTGCAATGGAATGGCTGACGGAAGAATAAAAGTTTTCTTCGGACCTCACTCTCCTTACACAGCTTCAGAGGAACTGCTGATAAAAGTGCGTCAACTGGCTGACGAATACAATATGGGTATTCATATACACGTTTCAGAAACCCAGAAGGAAATCAATGATGTTTCAGAAGAAAAAGGATTAAGGCCATTTGAATATCTTGAAAAAATAGGCTTTTTAGGTCCTGATGTTGTTGCAGCTCACTGTGTATGGTTAAGTGATGATGAAATTGAAATCATAAAAAAACATGGTGTAAAAGTTTCACACAATCCGTGCAGTAACATGAAATTGGCTTCAGGAATATCTCCAGTTTCCAAATTGATTGAAAATGATATTTGCGTTTCAATTGGTACAGACGGTGCTTCTTCCAACAATAATCTTGATTTAATTGAAGAATTAAAAACTGCAAGTTTACTTCAAAAGGTTTCAACCCTTGATCCTAATGTTTTAAACTCACATGAAGCTATAGCCATGGGTACTATCAAAGGTGCTGAAGCTTTAGGTTTAAGTGATGAGATTGGTTCAATTGAAGTAGGCAAAAAAGCAGATATTATTTTAGTTGATACAAATTCCGCTAATATGGTTCCGGACAGTTCTACATTAACATCCAACATGATTTATTCAGCTAACGGTTCAAATGTAGACACTACAATTTGTAATGGAAAAATATTAATGGAAAATAAAAAATTAACTGTATTGGATGAGCAAGAAATCTATGACAAAGCTCGCGAAGCAATTAAAAATTTAAAAGAAGCTATCTAG
- a CDS encoding histone family protein yields MSEIPKAPIARIIKESGAERVSEDAKEELAAYLEEVARNVAKEANQVAKIAKRKTVKADDIKLAIKNL; encoded by the coding sequence ATGTCTGAAATACCAAAAGCTCCTATTGCAAGAATCATTAAAGAATCTGGTGCTGAAAGAGTTAGCGAAGATGCAAAAGAAGAATTAGCTGCATACTTAGAAGAAGTTGCTCGTAACGTTGCTAAAGAAGCAAACCAAGTAGCTAAAATCGCAAAACGTAAAACTGTTAAAGCAGATGATATCAAATTAGCAATTAAAAACTTATAA
- the hisG gene encoding ATP phosphoribosyltransferase → MKIKIAIPSKGRISEPSINILEKAGLGLIDKNNRKLISKTFNENIEVMFARASDIPEFVNDGVADMGITGVDLIKESESEVIELLDLRFGQTKLVLASPEESNINSIDDITQDMKVATEFPTLTEKYLNENGLNLKIVKLSGSTEAAPFIGIADLITDLTSTGTTLKMNHLKIIDTILESSIKLIANEDSLKSKKELIEAVSTSIKGVLDADRKKLVTMNVKTKDLDKVKEVMPSMGGLTISEVLSNEKTVAVQAVIDEKEVFELVNDLRNAGAKDILVMPIERII, encoded by the coding sequence ATGAAAATAAAAATTGCCATTCCTTCCAAGGGTAGAATAAGTGAACCATCAATAAACATTTTAGAAAAGGCTGGTTTAGGATTAATCGATAAAAATAATAGAAAACTGATTTCAAAAACATTTAACGAAAATATAGAGGTAATGTTTGCACGGGCATCTGATATTCCTGAATTTGTAAATGACGGAGTAGCAGATATGGGAATAACTGGTGTAGATTTAATTAAGGAAAGTGAATCAGAAGTCATTGAATTACTCGACTTGAGGTTTGGACAAACTAAATTGGTCCTTGCATCTCCTGAGGAGTCAAATATAAACTCCATAGATGATATAACACAGGACATGAAAGTTGCTACTGAATTTCCTACTTTAACTGAAAAATATTTAAATGAAAATGGTTTAAATTTGAAAATCGTGAAATTAAGCGGATCTACAGAAGCAGCTCCATTTATCGGCATAGCCGATTTAATTACTGATTTAACCAGTACTGGAACCACTTTAAAAATGAATCACCTTAAAATTATTGACACAATACTTGAAAGCAGCATAAAACTCATTGCTAATGAAGATAGCTTAAAATCAAAAAAAGAGCTAATTGAAGCAGTCAGTACAAGTATTAAAGGTGTGCTGGATGCCGACCGTAAAAAACTTGTAACAATGAATGTTAAAACAAAGGATTTGGATAAAGTTAAAGAAGTAATGCCGTCCATGGGCGGTTTAACAATATCTGAAGTACTGTCCAATGAAAAAACTGTAGCAGTTCAGGCAGTAATTGATGAAAAAGAGGTATTCGAACTGGTCAATGACTTGAGAAATGCTGGTGCAAAAGATATACTTGTAATGCCTATTGAAAGAATTATTTAA
- the pyrB gene encoding aspartate carbamoyltransferase — protein MIRIFDLKNIISIKDFERKDVDYILEEAEKLEDIAKSRETCDELKGKLLGLMFFEPSTRTKMSFETAIKRLGGDGIGFENSGSSSVSKGESIADTAKMFEGYCDALVIRHELEGVSKFISDIVDVPVINAGDGAGQHPTQTLLDLYTIKKEIGEIDNLKIALIGDLKYGRTVHSLSNALGLYKNVTLYLVSPPELKMPQEVFHDINKTNVTWIEVDSIEEIIDDVNVLYVTRIQKERFGDINDYLKIKGAYIINKKMLEGKDLIVMHPLPRVDEIDTDVDNTKYNKYFTQAANAVPVRMAILKTLIKNNPK, from the coding sequence TTGATTAGAATTTTTGATTTAAAAAACATAATTTCAATTAAAGATTTTGAAAGAAAAGATGTTGATTATATTCTCGAAGAAGCTGAAAAATTAGAGGATATTGCAAAATCAAGAGAAACATGTGATGAACTTAAAGGAAAACTTCTTGGTTTAATGTTTTTTGAACCATCAACAAGGACAAAAATGTCTTTTGAAACTGCAATTAAACGTTTGGGTGGAGATGGAATCGGATTTGAAAACAGCGGATCAAGTTCTGTTTCCAAAGGTGAAAGCATTGCAGACACAGCAAAAATGTTTGAAGGATATTGTGATGCACTGGTTATCAGGCATGAACTTGAGGGAGTATCAAAATTCATATCAGATATAGTGGATGTTCCTGTTATAAATGCAGGTGATGGAGCCGGTCAGCACCCAACACAAACATTACTTGACTTATACACTATCAAAAAAGAAATTGGAGAAATTGACAACTTAAAAATAGCCTTGATTGGTGACTTGAAATATGGACGAACAGTTCATTCCCTATCAAATGCATTAGGATTATACAAAAATGTTACCCTTTATTTGGTTTCACCGCCTGAGCTAAAAATGCCTCAAGAAGTATTTCACGATATTAACAAAACAAATGTAACATGGATTGAAGTAGATTCAATTGAAGAAATAATTGATGATGTTAATGTTTTATATGTAACCAGAATCCAAAAAGAGCGATTTGGGGATATCAATGATTATTTAAAAATAAAAGGAGCTTATATAATTAACAAAAAAATGTTAGAAGGTAAAGATCTGATTGTTATGCATCCTTTACCAAGAGTTGATGAAATAGATACTGATGTGGATAATACAAAATACAACAAATATTTTACACAGGCGGCCAATGCTGTTCCAGTTAGAATGGCAATTCTAAAAACATTAATAAAAAACAACCCTAAATAG
- a CDS encoding Cdc6/Cdc18 family protein, giving the protein MSNVFEDLEKDMGNTVSKSIFKDKAPLDHRYLPDKLVHREDQIRQIAKYWVDVLNNITPSNVTLYGKTGTGKTAASKFAREQLIEIANKKNVFVKVEYVRCTDYNTEYQVLARLCNQLGRDVPNRGWTKGEVVNTFRDIFRTNAFGKKLQLIVILDEIDILLEKDGDGILYTLTRTDNVSVLSISNFLDFKNLIKSRVTSSLKDKEIVFPPYGADQLSDILSERAELSFKEGVLDDDVIPLCSAMAAKEEGDARYALDLLKNAGELAFDDNSEKVTGEHVRKAKDTIEHNKVTEIISTLPLQQQRVLEAILNLTKQDEEISSGKLYEEYKEISKKDAVTYRRIFDFINELELLGIISTNTVSRGRGKGRTNIIKLQCDETLLETTLYTI; this is encoded by the coding sequence ATGTCAAACGTTTTTGAAGATTTAGAAAAAGATATGGGTAATACAGTATCGAAAAGTATATTTAAAGATAAAGCTCCATTGGATCATAGATATTTACCTGATAAATTGGTTCACAGAGAAGATCAAATCAGACAGATTGCAAAATATTGGGTAGATGTTTTAAACAACATTACTCCTTCTAATGTTACTCTTTATGGAAAAACAGGAACAGGAAAGACTGCAGCATCCAAGTTTGCACGTGAACAGCTAATTGAAATTGCTAATAAGAAAAATGTATTTGTTAAAGTTGAATATGTCAGATGTACAGATTACAATACTGAGTATCAGGTTTTAGCCAGATTATGTAATCAGTTAGGCCGTGATGTTCCTAATCGTGGTTGGACTAAAGGTGAAGTTGTCAACACATTCAGGGATATTTTCAGAACCAATGCATTCGGTAAAAAACTGCAATTAATTGTTATTTTGGATGAGATTGACATTTTGCTTGAAAAAGATGGTGATGGAATATTATACACATTAACAAGAACAGACAATGTTTCTGTTTTATCAATCAGTAACTTTTTAGACTTTAAGAATTTAATAAAATCCAGAGTAACCAGCAGCTTAAAAGATAAGGAGATTGTTTTCCCTCCATACGGAGCAGATCAGTTATCTGACATTTTATCTGAAAGGGCAGAGTTGTCTTTTAAAGAAGGAGTTTTGGATGATGATGTAATTCCATTATGTTCTGCAATGGCTGCTAAAGAAGAAGGTGATGCAAGATATGCTCTTGATCTTTTAAAAAATGCAGGTGAATTGGCATTTGATGATAATTCAGAAAAAGTCACAGGTGAACATGTAAGAAAAGCTAAGGATACTATTGAACACAATAAAGTTACTGAAATTATTTCCACATTGCCGCTACAGCAACAAAGGGTTTTGGAAGCTATCCTCAACTTGACAAAGCAGGATGAAGAAATATCTTCAGGTAAATTATATGAGGAATATAAGGAAATTTCCAAAAAAGATGCTGTAACCTATAGAAGAATCTTTGATTTTATAAATGAACTTGAGTTATTGGGTATTATTTCTACAAACACAGTTTCACGTGGTCGTGGAAAAGGAAGAACCAATATTATCAAACTTCAATGTGATGAAACATTACTTGAAACAACCCTTTACACTATTTAG
- a CDS encoding DUF2299 domain-containing protein, with the protein MEIEEQIKKWLLDEDCLREMKYDENADFHFIVEFPKENIMDVVKPKDKDCIIIACATQVAPQHLDLMKSTDVKTQKDFILELNFGLNNFLVDFELQINQNILQQFVVTEQIFNDGLTKHEFMKTMKRVFKAKLHCIWLIDKKFGSLNDFTVPSNENDMFL; encoded by the coding sequence ATGGAAATCGAAGAACAAATCAAAAAATGGTTACTTGACGAAGATTGCTTAAGAGAAATGAAATATGATGAGAATGCTGATTTTCATTTTATTGTTGAGTTTCCAAAAGAGAATATTATGGATGTTGTTAAACCTAAAGATAAAGACTGTATTATAATTGCATGTGCTACTCAGGTAGCTCCACAACATCTTGATTTGATGAAGTCAACAGATGTTAAAACTCAAAAAGATTTCATTCTGGAATTAAACTTTGGATTAAATAATTTTTTAGTTGATTTTGAACTTCAAATCAACCAGAACATTTTACAGCAATTCGTTGTTACTGAACAAATATTTAATGATGGTTTAACTAAACATGAATTTATGAAAACTATGAAAAGAGTTTTCAAAGCTAAATTACATTGTATTTGGTTAATTGATAAGAAATTTGGCAGTTTGAATGACTTTACTGTTCCTTCAAATGAGAATGATATGTTCTTGTAG
- a CDS encoding cobalamin biosynthesis protein, which yields MIEYNNIINNIISIDTTNIVSLNLFLFIVLGLLFSLAIDVIFGELPTKVHPVVIIGSIITFFKNIFINIKNRFSGLLLVICSGISVSVILLILYVICQVNIILLFVAFAILLSSTYSINMLLKTAMDVKDDLDESIDKARKSVSYLVSRNTGELTESFIVSAVIESLTENITDSYVAPIFYYTIFGIIILIWPFDNQLFYLLLIPMLYRMFNTLDAMVGYKTDELSDIGFVPAKIDDILNYIPSRIAGIYVVISAYLLKLNGKNSYKIMRRDARKCPSPNSGYTMATTAGALDIQLVKKDTYILGDVNKEIDKEDITKAVNLSKLTIILFTFTVLILLTLIFLT from the coding sequence ATGATTGAATATAATAATATAATAAATAATATAATATCAATCGATACAACTAATATTGTTTCTTTGAATTTATTTTTATTTATTGTATTAGGACTGTTGTTTTCACTTGCAATTGATGTTATCTTCGGTGAACTGCCAACAAAGGTCCATCCTGTTGTTATAATCGGATCAATCATAACATTTTTTAAAAATATTTTTATTAATATAAAAAACAGATTTTCAGGACTGCTGCTGGTTATATGCAGTGGTATTTCTGTTAGTGTTATATTGTTAATATTGTATGTTATTTGTCAAGTAAACATTATATTGTTATTTGTTGCTTTTGCAATTCTTTTATCATCCACATATTCAATAAATATGTTATTAAAAACAGCTATGGATGTTAAAGATGATTTGGATGAAAGTATTGACAAGGCAAGAAAGTCAGTTTCTTATCTGGTGAGCAGAAACACAGGTGAGCTTACAGAAAGTTTTATTGTTTCAGCTGTAATTGAAAGCCTGACTGAAAACATCACAGATTCATATGTTGCTCCAATCTTTTATTATACAATATTTGGAATAATTATATTGATTTGGCCATTTGACAATCAGTTGTTTTATTTGCTGTTGATTCCAATGTTGTACAGGATGTTTAATACACTTGATGCAATGGTGGGATATAAAACTGATGAATTATCTGATATTGGTTTTGTACCTGCAAAAATTGATGATATTTTAAATTACATTCCTTCACGTATAGCAGGAATTTATGTTGTAATATCTGCCTATCTACTTAAATTAAATGGTAAAAACAGTTATAAAATAATGAGAAGAGATGCAAGAAAATGTCCAAGTCCTAATTCAGGTTATACAATGGCAACAACAGCAGGAGCACTGGATATTCAATTAGTTAAAAAAGATACCTATATTTTAGGGGATGTCAACAAGGAAATTGACAAGGAAGACATTACAAAAGCTGTTAATCTGTCAAAATTAACAATTATATTATTTACATTCACAGTATTGATTTTATTAACATTAATTTTTTTAACTTAA
- a CDS encoding cobalt-precorrin 5A hydrolase, protein MKIAIVSVSNKGQKLALKLKEKLDSDSTIIRCDLFHKNVKKYLKIAFFEYDAVIAIMASGILIRTIAPYIESKVTDPAILNIDDNGKFVISTLSGHLGGANSLTNKIANLINAVPVITTSTDVNRKLGIDVLSKDLYLSIDNTNEILFFNKAILEGREIAFTLNPNKNYDYLTDYLNNNTLEIVLSINYSSNVNPDEIHVNLDEHKIVLKEKKIVVGIGCRRGKEYEKILEAFEKSLNDLNIHKSRVNMLSSAEIKKDEKGILELSEKLEIPVNFVDLEKLKLFESKDIQKSEFVKSKFGIYGVCEPSALITAGFDSKLIYKKTSYDGVTVAIAISK, encoded by the coding sequence ATGAAAATTGCTATAGTTTCTGTTTCTAATAAAGGCCAAAAGCTGGCATTAAAATTAAAGGAAAAATTGGACAGTGATTCTACAATTATTAGATGTGATCTTTTTCACAAGAATGTTAAAAAATATTTAAAAATTGCTTTTTTTGAATATGATGCAGTAATTGCCATAATGGCATCTGGAATATTAATAAGAACAATTGCACCCTACATTGAATCAAAAGTGACAGATCCTGCCATTTTAAATATTGATGATAATGGAAAATTTGTAATTTCAACATTATCTGGTCATTTAGGCGGTGCAAATTCATTAACCAATAAAATTGCCAACTTAATAAATGCTGTTCCTGTAATTACAACATCCACAGATGTAAACCGGAAATTGGGAATAGATGTTCTGTCAAAAGACCTTTATCTATCAATTGACAATACAAATGAAATCTTGTTTTTCAACAAGGCAATATTGGAAGGAAGAGAAATTGCATTTACACTAAATCCAAATAAAAATTATGATTATCTGACTGATTATTTGAATAATAATACACTTGAAATAGTTCTCTCTATAAATTATTCATCTAATGTAAATCCCGATGAAATCCATGTAAATTTAGATGAACATAAAATAGTTTTAAAAGAGAAAAAAATTGTTGTTGGAATAGGATGCAGACGTGGAAAGGAATATGAAAAGATATTGGAAGCTTTTGAAAAGTCTTTAAATGATTTGAATATTCATAAATCACGTGTTAACATGTTATCATCTGCTGAAATTAAAAAAGATGAAAAAGGCATTTTGGAGTTATCTGAAAAACTTGAAATTCCTGTAAATTTTGTGGATCTGGAAAAATTGAAATTGTTTGAATCAAAAGATATTCAAAAATCAGAATTTGTAAAATCAAAATTCGGAATATATGGTGTTTGTGAACCTTCAGCATTAATAACAGCAGGTTTTGATTCAAAATTAATATATAAAAAAACTTCATATGATGGCGTAACAGTAGCAATTGCCATCTCAAAATAA
- a CDS encoding UPF0147 family protein yields MSGQIDEVCEILEYIADNNTVPRNIREAASDSSALLKDEEQDQSVRISTVLGKLDEISNDPNIPVHARTLIWEVLSKLESI; encoded by the coding sequence ATGAGTGGTCAAATCGATGAAGTTTGTGAAATACTTGAATATATCGCAGATAATAATACTGTTCCTCGTAATATAAGAGAGGCTGCTAGTGATTCTAGTGCATTATTAAAAGACGAAGAACAAGACCAATCTGTAAGAATAAGTACTGTCTTAGGAAAATTAGATGAAATCAGTAATGATCCTAATATTCCAGTACATGCAAGAACTTTAATTTGGGAAGTTCTATCTAAATTAGAATCTATCTAA
- a CDS encoding Met repressor — protein sequence MSDISKTTINLPVDLKKELKKIAIDEDTSLSGLILKMIEEGLANRNKSNVTSDEDF from the coding sequence ATGTCAGATATAAGCAAAACAACAATAAATTTACCTGTGGACTTGAAAAAAGAACTAAAAAAAATAGCTATTGATGAAGATACTTCATTATCTGGATTAATCCTAAAAATGATTGAAGAAGGATTAGCTAATAGAAATAAAAGTAATGTAACTTCAGATGAAGATTTTTAG
- a CDS encoding class II aldolase/adducin family protein → MIKNIQEIIDTGNNLYDKNLISGKSGNISKRIRGASGDIIAITPTLKSISGLDPEDIVLVDIDGNLLSNGKPSSEINMHLGIYKKRDDVNAIVHTHAPYETGFAFSNKEIKRLEGFGEIKKPFLPSIDYEKPGSEELAISASEGIGNDDVLVLKNHGVICVGKNLKEAESLAIFVEESAKTQFISLMLNSVEDI, encoded by the coding sequence ATGATAAAAAATATTCAAGAAATTATTGATACTGGAAACAATCTTTACGATAAAAATTTAATTTCAGGAAAATCAGGTAATATAAGTAAAAGAATAAGAGGCGCCAGTGGCGATATTATTGCCATTACTCCAACTTTGAAATCAATATCTGGTTTAGATCCTGAAGATATTGTTTTGGTTGATATAGATGGAAACCTGTTATCAAATGGGAAACCATCTTCTGAAATTAATATGCATTTGGGAATTTATAAAAAAAGGGATGACGTTAATGCAATAGTTCATACACATGCTCCCTATGAAACAGGTTTTGCTTTTTCCAATAAAGAAATTAAAAGGCTTGAAGGTTTTGGAGAAATAAAAAAACCATTTTTACCTTCTATTGATTACGAAAAACCAGGAAGTGAAGAGCTTGCAATCAGCGCCAGCGAAGGCATTGGTAACGATGATGTACTTGTTCTAAAAAATCATGGTGTGATTTGTGTTGGTAAAAATTTAAAAGAAGCAGAATCACTTGCAATATTTGTCGAAGAGTCTGCAAAAACTCAATTTATCTCATTAATGTTAAATTCAGTTGAAGATATCTAA
- a CDS encoding DNA-directed DNA polymerase II small subunit, with protein sequence MSTNKILLKFAKKGINLSPEAYNKVINAENPLDFASSLIVKLKGDKFSSKDLVSVSGETIDELLGNTVKTDNSNQKTLTNDNSVDMSSQEIKEPVKKTPQLDKPEEIKTVEKPAPEKIKKDINKAEVKTVEKAEVKPTSIENLKKDSDKPEKYVNKAIVEASETVKDAKIKFKRNEQKTNVEYDFEIIQDMSKKSYTSGEIENLIAYFNSRYEKLEKILSQRPELRNYTKIADIDDSQDSLSLILMVKEIRSSKNGHKIVEFEDDTGNISILFSQNNDELFAEAEKLVRDEVIGVIANKSDDRNFAFGQQIINPGVLRIPEKEMDFGIVFLSDVHIGSLTFQEDAFLRFIDWINCDFGTEEQRRVAEDIKYLIIGGDIVDGIGVYPNQEQELAIKDITKQYDEAAKFLGNIRSDIKIIIAPGNHDASRVAEPQPAVPEEYAKALYELDNVEFISNPGVVSLDGIKVLIYHGRSFDDLVMAVKEFTYEKNDLLMEELMKKRHLAPIYGERTPLASELEDYLVIEEVPDILHTGHVHVNSYRRFNGIHLINSGTFQTQTSFQKIHNIEPTPAEVPVIHKGKYKHFKFL encoded by the coding sequence ATGTCAACTAATAAAATTCTATTAAAATTTGCAAAAAAAGGAATTAACCTATCACCAGAAGCTTATAATAAAGTTATTAATGCTGAAAATCCTCTAGATTTTGCATCTTCATTAATAGTAAAGCTAAAAGGTGATAAGTTTTCATCAAAGGATTTGGTATCTGTCAGTGGTGAAACTATTGATGAACTTTTAGGAAATACTGTAAAAACCGATAATTCAAACCAAAAAACATTAACAAATGATAATTCAGTTGATATGAGTTCTCAAGAGATAAAAGAACCTGTAAAAAAAACACCACAACTTGATAAACCAGAAGAAATTAAGACTGTTGAAAAACCAGCACCGGAAAAAATAAAAAAAGATATCAATAAAGCAGAAGTTAAAACAGTTGAAAAAGCTGAAGTAAAACCAACATCAATTGAAAACCTAAAAAAGGACAGTGACAAACCTGAAAAATATGTTAATAAAGCAATTGTTGAAGCTTCTGAAACTGTTAAAGATGCTAAAATTAAATTTAAGAGAAATGAACAAAAAACCAATGTGGAATATGATTTTGAAATTATCCAAGACATGAGTAAAAAATCATATACCAGCGGAGAGATTGAAAATTTAATCGCCTATTTCAACAGCAGATATGAAAAACTGGAAAAAATACTTTCTCAAAGACCTGAACTTAGAAACTATACCAAAATCGCCGATATTGATGATTCACAGGATAGCTTAAGTTTAATTCTAATGGTCAAAGAGATAAGATCCAGTAAAAATGGTCATAAAATCGTTGAATTTGAAGATGATACCGGAAACATATCCATTCTATTTTCACAAAACAATGATGAGTTATTTGCCGAAGCTGAAAAACTGGTAAGGGATGAAGTAATCGGTGTTATAGCCAATAAAAGTGATGACAGAAACTTTGCATTCGGTCAGCAGATAATTAATCCAGGTGTATTAAGGATTCCTGAAAAAGAGATGGATTTTGGTATTGTATTTTTATCCGATGTTCACATAGGCAGTCTGACATTTCAGGAAGATGCATTCTTGAGATTCATTGACTGGATTAATTGTGACTTTGGAACTGAAGAACAAAGAAGAGTTGCCGAAGACATCAAATACCTGATTATCGGAGGAGATATTGTTGACGGTATTGGTGTATATCCTAATCAGGAACAGGAATTGGCCATTAAAGATATCACAAAACAATATGATGAAGCAGCTAAATTCCTTGGAAACATCAGAAGTGACATTAAAATTATTATTGCTCCTGGAAACCACGATGCATCCAGAGTTGCAGAACCTCAACCTGCAGTTCCTGAAGAATATGCTAAGGCACTTTACGAACTGGATAATGTGGAATTTATTTCAAATCCTGGTGTTGTTTCCCTTGACGGTATTAAAGTTCTAATTTATCACGGCCGTAGTTTTGACGATTTGGTTATGGCTGTTAAAGAGTTTACATATGAGAAAAATGATTTGTTAATGGAAGAACTTATGAAAAAAAGGCATTTAGCTCCAATTTATGGTGAAAGAACTCCATTAGCATCAGAACTTGAAGATTATCTTGTTATTGAAGAGGTACCTGACATATTACACACAGGTCATGTTCACGTTAATTCCTACAGAAGGTTCAATGGAATTCATTTAATCAATTCAGGAACTTTTCAGACACAAACAAGCTTCCAAAAAATTCATAATATTGAACCAACACCTGCAGAAGTTCCTGTTATCCATAAAGGAAAATATAAACATTTCAAATTTTTATAG